A portion of the Podospora pseudoanserina strain CBS 124.78 chromosome 2, whole genome shotgun sequence genome contains these proteins:
- the LYS4 gene encoding mitochondrial Homoaconitase (COG:E; EggNog:ENOG503NUC6): MFAPVRRSLALAASRGGRQVLLSARSQRPLSIPRVRTAAYSTTPRLRQEAFHSQLENAAPLPSAKSATQTPQTLTEKIVQRYSVGLAPGKTVKSGDYVTLAPHHCMTHDNSWPVAMKFMSIGASKIHDNRQVVMTLDHDVQNKSEANLKKYRQIEEFAGKHGVDFYPAGRGIGHQIMVEEGYAWPGTVTVASDSHSNMYGGVGCLGTPMVRTDAASIWATGRTWWQIPPIAKVTLTGILPPGVTGKDVIVALCGLFNNDDVLNHAIEFTGSEETMRSLSIDDRLAIANMTTEWGALSGLFPIDSVLQQWLRAKATTAAMFNPEAAKGKFTHEKIDDLINNQLRADPGATYAKSLYLNLSTLSPFVAGPNSVKVATPLKDLEAQDIKLNKAYLVSCTNSRASDIAAAANVFREVAKDGVIPKVAEGVKFYIAAASTLEQAAAEEAGDWQVLLAAGAEPLPSGCGPCIGLGTGLLEPGEVGISASNRNFKGRMGSTDAKAYLASPEVVAASALKGKIAGPGWYQKPEGVEKVIIGEGNGDVVQDKAMSIEEALDKLIAQADSMIASAEKEFSGDEAAAAESTAEDETLTEILPGFPEKIEGEIVFCDADNINTDGIYPGKYTYQDNVTTEKMAEVCMENYDKEFGQVAKEGDILVSGFNFGCGSSREQAATAILAKKIPLVVSGSFGNIFSRNSINNALMGVEVPRLVQRLRETFKADGEGNKVLTRRTGWKLVWDVRRSKVTVTEGEGGQQWSQKVGELPPNVQEIIARGGLEKWVKSQIEA; this comes from the exons ATGTTTGCGCCTGTG AGAAGAAGTCTAGCTCTGGCCGCAAGCCGGGGTGGCCGCCAGGTCCTCCTGTCAGCGAGGAGTCAGCGACCATTGTCGATTCCTCGAGTGCGCACCGCCGCCTATTCCACAACACCACGCCTTCGTCAAGAAGCCTTCCACTCGCAGCTCGAGAACGCtgcccctcttccctccGCCAAGTCTgccacccaaacaccacaaacATTGACCGAAAAGATCGTCCAGAGATACTCGGTGGGCCTTGCGCCAGGCAAGACGGTCAAGTCTGGCGACTATGTGACCCTCGCACCACACCACTGCATGACGCACGACAACTCATGGCCAGTCGCCATGAAGTTCATGTCCATCGGCGCCTCCAAGATTCATGACAACAGGCAGGTCGTCATGACGCTGGATCACGACGTCCAGAACAAGAGCGAGGCCAACTTGAAAAAGTATCGTCAGATCGAGGAGTTTGCTGGCAAGCACGGCGTTGACTTTTATCCTGCTGGTCGGGGTATTGGTCACCAGAtcatggtggaggagggctaTGCGTGGCCAGGAACCGTCACTGTTGCCTCGGACTCCCACAGCAACATGTATGGTGGTGTGGGCTGCCTGGGTACACCCATGGTGCGCACCGATGCTGCCAGCATCTGGGCTACAGGGCGAACCTGGTGGCAGATTCCCCCAATTGCCAAGGTTACCCTCACTGGCATTCTCCCACCTGGAGTAACTGGCAAGGATGTGATCGTCGCTCTTTGCGGTCTGTTCAACAATGACGACGTTCTCAACCACGCCATCGAGTTTACCGGCTCTGAGGAGACCATGCGTAGCCTTTCCATCGATGACCGTCTagccatcgccaacatgaCCACCGAGTGGGGTGCTCTCAGTGGACTGTTCCCTATCGACTCTGTCTTGCAGCAATGGCTCAGAGCCAaggcgacgacggcggcCATGTTCAACCCCGAGGCCGCCAAGGGCAAGTTCACACACGAGAAGATTGACGATttgatcaacaaccagctcaGAGCCGACCCTGGTGCCACCTATGCCAAGTCACTCTATCTCAACCTGTCTACTCTCTCGCCATTTGTTGCTGGCCCCAACTCCGTCAAGGTTGCTACCCCACTTAAGGACCTCGAGGCCCAGGATATCAAGCTGAACAAGGCCTACCTCGTTTCTTGCACCAACTCCCGTGCCTCTGAtatcgccgccgccgctaaTGTCTTCAGGGAAGTCGCCAAGGACGGCGTTATTCCCAAGGTTGCTGAGGGTGTCAAGTTCTacattgctgctgcttctaCGCTGGAGCAAgcggctgctgaggaggcgggtgACTGGCAGGTGCTCCTTGCCGCTGGTGCCGAGCCCCTCCCCTCTGGCTGTGGCCCTTGCATTGGTCTCGGAACTGGTCTGCTCGAGCCCGGTGAGGTCGGTATCAGCGCCAGTAACCGCAACTTCAAGGGCAGAATGGGTTCCACCGATGCCAAGGCCTATCTTGCCAGCCCCGAAGTCGTTGCTGCCAGCGCCCTCAAGGGCAAGATTGCTGGTCCAGGCTGGTACCAGAAGCCAGAGGGTGTCGAGAAGGTCATCATTGGCGAGGGTAACGGAGATGTGGTGCAGGACAAGGCCATGAGCATTGAGGAGGCTCTCGACAAGCTGATCGCTCAGGCCGACAGCATGATTGCCAGTGCTGAGAAGGAGTTCTCTGGTgacgaggctgctgctgctgagtCCACTGCCGAGGACGAGACCCTCACCGAGATCCTCCCTGGCTTCCCTGAGAAGATCGAGGGCGAGATTGTCTTTTGCGACgccgacaacatcaacactgATGGTATCTACCCCGGCAAGTACACCTATCAAGACAACGTCACCACCGAAAAGATGGCCGAGGTCTGCATGGAGAACTACGACAAGGAGTTTGGCCAGGTGGCCAAGGAGGGTGATATCCTTGTTTCTGGTTTCAACTTTGGTTGTGGTAGCTCGCGTGAGCAGGCTGCTACTGCTATCCTGGCCAAGAAGATTCCGCTTGTGGTCTCAGGCAGCTTTGGTAACATTTTTAGCAGGAACAGCATCAACAATGCGCTGATGGGCGTTGAGGTACCGAGGCTGGTgcagaggttgagggagactTTCAAGGCTGATGGTGAGGGTAACAAGGTGCTTACCCGGAGGACGGGCTGGAAGTTGGTGTGGGatgtgaggaggagcaaggtCACTGTCaccgagggtgagggtggccAGCAGTGGAGCCAGAAGGTGGGTGAACTCCCACCAAATGTGCAGGAGATCATTgcgaggggagggttggagAAGTGGGTTAAGAGCCAGATTGAGGCTTGA